A single Hippocampus zosterae strain Florida chromosome 17, ASM2543408v3, whole genome shotgun sequence DNA region contains:
- the sgf29 gene encoding SAGA-associated factor 29 isoform X2 yields the protein MPHLVMSSSPTQRIEKNNNGNKEMSADTKIAELLTELHQLIKHTQEERSRSEHNLLNIHKTHERMQTENKTSPYYRNKLRGLYTTAKADAEAECGILRRALDKIAEIKSLLEERRIAAKMAGVYSDSDPPRKTMRRGVLMTLLQQSAMTLPLWIGKPGESPPPLCGATPASGDYVAKQGDKVAARVKAVDGDEQWILAEVVSYSHATNKYEVDDIDEEGKERHTLSRRRIIPLPQWKANPETDPEALFSKDQLVLALYPQTTCFYRALIHAPPHRPQDDYSVLFEDTSYADGYSPPLNVAQRYVVACKENKKK from the exons GAGATGTCAGCAGATACCAAGATCGCCGAACTGCTCACTGAACTTCACCAGCTCATCAAACACACGCAG GAGGAGCGGTCACGCAGCGAACACAACCTGCTCAACATCCACAAAACCCATGAGAGGATGCAGACGGAAAACAAAA CGTCGCCGTACTACCGCAACAAGCTGAGAGGACTTTACACCACCGCCAAAGCCGATGCGGAGGCTGAGTGTGG GATCCTGCGTCGCGCTCTGGACAAAATCGCGGAGATCAAGTCGTTACTGGAGGAGCGAAGGATCG CCGCTAAGATGGCCGGCGTTTATAGCGACAGCGACCCCCCCAGGAAGACCATGCGGCGCGGCGTTCTCATGACTCTCCTCCAGCAGTCAGCCATGACGCTGCCGCTCTGGATTGGCAAGCCCGGCGAAAG CCCGCCCCCTCTGTGCGGGGCCACGCCCGCCAGCGGCGACTACGTGGCCAAGCAGGGAGACAAGGTGGCGGCCAGGGTCAAAGCGGTGGACGGAGACGAGCAGTGGATCCTGGCTGAGGTCGTCAGCTACAGCCACGCCACCAACAA GTACGAGGTGGACGACATCGACGAAGAAGGCAAAGA GCGACACACTCTGAGCAGACGTCGCATCATCCCGCTGCCGCAGTGGAAGGCCAACCCCGAGACGGACCCCGAGGCGCTCTTCAGCAAAGACCAGCTGGTGCTCGCCCTCTACCCGCAGACCACCTGCTTCTACCGCGCCCTCATACACGCTCCGCCACACAGG CCCCAGGACGACTACTCGGTGCTGTTTGAGGACACGTCGTACGCAGACGGCTACTCGCCGCCTCTCAACGTGGCTCAGCGCTACGTGGTCGCCTGCAAGGAGAACAAAAAGAAGTAA
- the sgf29 gene encoding SAGA-associated factor 29 isoform X1, with the protein MCSSTPAWRPAGGRASHTPLFRQQENKTKKKSYPEIEEDEANGLASGQLLEGSIVFEMSADTKIAELLTELHQLIKHTQEERSRSEHNLLNIHKTHERMQTENKTSPYYRNKLRGLYTTAKADAEAECGILRRALDKIAEIKSLLEERRIAAKMAGVYSDSDPPRKTMRRGVLMTLLQQSAMTLPLWIGKPGESPPPLCGATPASGDYVAKQGDKVAARVKAVDGDEQWILAEVVSYSHATNKYEVDDIDEEGKERHTLSRRRIIPLPQWKANPETDPEALFSKDQLVLALYPQTTCFYRALIHAPPHRPQDDYSVLFEDTSYADGYSPPLNVAQRYVVACKENKKK; encoded by the exons ATGTGCTCCTCAACGCCTGCTTGGCGTCCAGCGGGTGGCAGGGCGTCCCACACGCCTCTGTTTCGACAGCAGGAAAacaagacgaagaagaagagcTACCCGGAAATAGAAGAAGACGAAGCTAACGGACTAGCAAGCGGACAACTTTTGGAAGGTTCAATTGTGTTC GAGATGTCAGCAGATACCAAGATCGCCGAACTGCTCACTGAACTTCACCAGCTCATCAAACACACGCAG GAGGAGCGGTCACGCAGCGAACACAACCTGCTCAACATCCACAAAACCCATGAGAGGATGCAGACGGAAAACAAAA CGTCGCCGTACTACCGCAACAAGCTGAGAGGACTTTACACCACCGCCAAAGCCGATGCGGAGGCTGAGTGTGG GATCCTGCGTCGCGCTCTGGACAAAATCGCGGAGATCAAGTCGTTACTGGAGGAGCGAAGGATCG CCGCTAAGATGGCCGGCGTTTATAGCGACAGCGACCCCCCCAGGAAGACCATGCGGCGCGGCGTTCTCATGACTCTCCTCCAGCAGTCAGCCATGACGCTGCCGCTCTGGATTGGCAAGCCCGGCGAAAG CCCGCCCCCTCTGTGCGGGGCCACGCCCGCCAGCGGCGACTACGTGGCCAAGCAGGGAGACAAGGTGGCGGCCAGGGTCAAAGCGGTGGACGGAGACGAGCAGTGGATCCTGGCTGAGGTCGTCAGCTACAGCCACGCCACCAACAA GTACGAGGTGGACGACATCGACGAAGAAGGCAAAGA GCGACACACTCTGAGCAGACGTCGCATCATCCCGCTGCCGCAGTGGAAGGCCAACCCCGAGACGGACCCCGAGGCGCTCTTCAGCAAAGACCAGCTGGTGCTCGCCCTCTACCCGCAGACCACCTGCTTCTACCGCGCCCTCATACACGCTCCGCCACACAGG CCCCAGGACGACTACTCGGTGCTGTTTGAGGACACGTCGTACGCAGACGGCTACTCGCCGCCTCTCAACGTGGCTCAGCGCTACGTGGTCGCCTGCAAGGAGAACAAAAAGAAGTAA
- the sgf29 gene encoding SAGA-associated factor 29 isoform X3 encodes MSADTKIAELLTELHQLIKHTQEERSRSEHNLLNIHKTHERMQTENKTSPYYRNKLRGLYTTAKADAEAECGILRRALDKIAEIKSLLEERRIAAKMAGVYSDSDPPRKTMRRGVLMTLLQQSAMTLPLWIGKPGESPPPLCGATPASGDYVAKQGDKVAARVKAVDGDEQWILAEVVSYSHATNKYEVDDIDEEGKERHTLSRRRIIPLPQWKANPETDPEALFSKDQLVLALYPQTTCFYRALIHAPPHRPQDDYSVLFEDTSYADGYSPPLNVAQRYVVACKENKKK; translated from the exons ATGTCAGCAGATACCAAGATCGCCGAACTGCTCACTGAACTTCACCAGCTCATCAAACACACGCAG GAGGAGCGGTCACGCAGCGAACACAACCTGCTCAACATCCACAAAACCCATGAGAGGATGCAGACGGAAAACAAAA CGTCGCCGTACTACCGCAACAAGCTGAGAGGACTTTACACCACCGCCAAAGCCGATGCGGAGGCTGAGTGTGG GATCCTGCGTCGCGCTCTGGACAAAATCGCGGAGATCAAGTCGTTACTGGAGGAGCGAAGGATCG CCGCTAAGATGGCCGGCGTTTATAGCGACAGCGACCCCCCCAGGAAGACCATGCGGCGCGGCGTTCTCATGACTCTCCTCCAGCAGTCAGCCATGACGCTGCCGCTCTGGATTGGCAAGCCCGGCGAAAG CCCGCCCCCTCTGTGCGGGGCCACGCCCGCCAGCGGCGACTACGTGGCCAAGCAGGGAGACAAGGTGGCGGCCAGGGTCAAAGCGGTGGACGGAGACGAGCAGTGGATCCTGGCTGAGGTCGTCAGCTACAGCCACGCCACCAACAA GTACGAGGTGGACGACATCGACGAAGAAGGCAAAGA GCGACACACTCTGAGCAGACGTCGCATCATCCCGCTGCCGCAGTGGAAGGCCAACCCCGAGACGGACCCCGAGGCGCTCTTCAGCAAAGACCAGCTGGTGCTCGCCCTCTACCCGCAGACCACCTGCTTCTACCGCGCCCTCATACACGCTCCGCCACACAGG CCCCAGGACGACTACTCGGTGCTGTTTGAGGACACGTCGTACGCAGACGGCTACTCGCCGCCTCTCAACGTGGCTCAGCGCTACGTGGTCGCCTGCAAGGAGAACAAAAAGAAGTAA